A stretch of Myroides oncorhynchi DNA encodes these proteins:
- a CDS encoding phosphoribosylaminoimidazolesuccinocarboxamide synthase: protein MTLKYQGKTKDVYSLSNNQVLLKFKDDVTGENGVFDPGANTVGLTIDGAGRSGLKMTKHFFEVLAEKQVETHYVSADLDEVSMVVKEATPFGKGLEVICRYRAVGSFFRRYGAYCTEGQPLDSFVEVTIKDDERADPTISDDALEMLGILSKEEYNILKQRTKQICQIIKDELATKNLELYDIKLEFGRDKATNEIILIDEISGGNMRVYKDNTYIAPLDLEKEFLK from the coding sequence ATGACACTAAAGTATCAAGGAAAGACGAAAGATGTTTATAGTCTTTCAAATAATCAGGTTCTTTTAAAATTTAAAGATGATGTAACTGGAGAGAATGGAGTATTTGACCCAGGCGCAAATACAGTAGGACTTACAATAGACGGAGCAGGTAGAAGTGGTCTGAAAATGACAAAACACTTCTTCGAAGTCTTAGCAGAAAAACAAGTGGAGACGCATTATGTATCTGCTGATTTGGATGAAGTATCTATGGTAGTTAAAGAGGCTACACCATTCGGTAAAGGATTAGAAGTAATCTGTAGATATAGAGCTGTAGGTAGTTTCTTTAGAAGATATGGGGCTTACTGCACAGAAGGACAGCCATTAGATAGTTTCGTAGAGGTAACAATCAAAGATGATGAGAGAGCAGACCCTACGATCTCTGATGATGCACTAGAAATGTTAGGTATATTATCTAAAGAAGAATATAATATCCTTAAACAACGCACAAAACAAATCTGTCAAATCATTAAAGATGAATTAGCTACTAAGAACTTAGAGCTATATGATATCAAGTTAGAGTTCGGTAGAGATAAGGCGACTAATGAGATTATCTTAATCGATGAAATATCAGGTGGAAATATGAGAGTATATAAAGACAATACATATATCGCTCCTCTTGATTTAGAGAAAGAGTTCTTAAAATAA
- a CDS encoding GNAT family N-acetyltransferase, with protein MLTIHKIDQRTSVTDEQINQYITFLHQHLEQYGDKEEDIRKAIDYALARNNKPGGFILSAFDQQQDIIGIAVVLDTLMDGFIPEHILVYIAIDASVRGQGLGKQLLERVKTEAQGSIALHVDRDNPAQNLYERLGFEKKYIEMRLTR; from the coding sequence ATGCTTACAATTCATAAAATAGACCAAAGAACATCCGTTACTGACGAGCAAATTAATCAATATATCACCTTTCTACATCAACATCTTGAACAATATGGAGATAAAGAAGAAGATATCAGAAAGGCAATAGACTATGCATTAGCACGAAATAATAAGCCTGGAGGTTTTATACTATCAGCATTTGACCAACAACAGGATATTATTGGTATCGCAGTAGTATTAGATACCCTAATGGATGGCTTCATCCCCGAACATATCTTAGTCTACATCGCTATAGATGCGAGTGTACGTGGTCAAGGACTGGGAAAACAATTACTAGAACGAGTAAAAACAGAAGCCCAAGGTTCGATAGCACTTCATGTTGATAGAGATAATCCTGCTCAAAACCTATACGAAAGATTGGGATTTGAGAAGAAGTATATCGAAATGAGATTAACAAGATAA
- a CDS encoding OmpA family protein, producing MKKLYLTTLGVALLSFVSVSAQKIEGRVFDKKTNTPITEGEVTFFNNTGERIATVYTLTDGTYSFEPKKISDIHKVSTAAKSYSKAEVVINQMDKGVIANFGLTASTGSTDRAYTSGMPNSSEQTSVTRASYDGSTLPSFYYDFNSSYLTPDNKASVDQIVAYMYNNRDARVRIHVYFDTRGNAKYDEWLSDRRADRVINYMIMKGIDPSRLLKWIETIGSNIAPKGMGSKGGAAESRRCDFDII from the coding sequence ATGAAGAAATTGTATTTAACTACTTTAGGAGTAGCTTTATTGAGTTTTGTGTCTGTATCAGCGCAGAAGATAGAAGGAAGAGTTTTTGATAAAAAAACGAATACTCCAATTACAGAAGGTGAGGTAACGTTTTTTAATAATACAGGCGAGAGAATCGCTACAGTATATACATTAACAGATGGGACATATTCATTTGAACCGAAGAAAATAAGTGATATACACAAGGTTTCTACTGCTGCTAAAAGTTATAGTAAAGCTGAAGTAGTTATAAATCAAATGGATAAGGGAGTTATAGCAAACTTTGGACTAACTGCAAGTACTGGAAGCACTGATAGAGCATATACTTCTGGAATGCCTAACTCATCGGAGCAAACTAGTGTAACTAGAGCTAGTTATGATGGTAGTACATTACCTTCTTTTTACTATGATTTTAATAGTTCTTATTTGACACCTGATAATAAAGCATCTGTAGATCAGATCGTAGCTTATATGTATAATAATCGCGATGCTAGAGTTAGAATTCACGTTTATTTTGATACTAGAGGGAATGCTAAATACGACGAATGGTTATCAGATCGTAGAGCTGATAGAGTGATTAATTATATGATAATGAAAGGTATAGATCCTTCAAGACTATTGAAGTGGATAGAGACTATAGGTAGTAATATCGCCCCAAAAGGCATGGGTAGTAAAGGTGGTGCAGCAGAGAGTAGAAGATGTGATTTTGATATAATATAA
- a CDS encoding GNAT family N-acetyltransferase, translating to MIEIREAKTKSEIIEFVKFPFKLYKDNKYWVPSMIKEEVKSFDKNNDIFKTVDVHFYLAYKNNEIVGRVACCINWTEVNDLHKPKVRFGWLEMIDDITVTKALLDKVIEFGKSKNMEYIEGPMGFSNMDKAGMLTKGFDYVATMIGLYNHQYYPKHLEQLGFKPEAEWIEYKLDLGLYEKEKINKMSKLVRERYKVKVLEFQTIKELMPYVDEMFALLNKTYADLQSFVPIEPFQVEHYKQKYLKFIHPDYISCIMDEHNKMIAFAITMPSFSRAFQKANGKLFPFGFWHLLQAVKKNDHAEFYLIGVDPEYRNKGVTAVIFEEIYKCFTKHNISFIETNPLLVENNKIQQLWKQLNPEIHKERKTYRLDL from the coding sequence ATGATTGAGATTAGAGAAGCGAAGACAAAGAGTGAAATCATAGAGTTTGTCAAGTTCCCTTTTAAATTATATAAAGACAACAAGTACTGGGTGCCTTCTATGATAAAAGAAGAGGTCAAAAGTTTTGATAAAAACAATGACATTTTCAAGACAGTGGATGTACACTTTTATCTTGCTTATAAAAACAATGAAATCGTAGGTCGAGTAGCTTGTTGTATTAACTGGACCGAAGTCAACGATTTGCACAAACCTAAAGTGCGTTTTGGATGGCTTGAGATGATTGATGATATTACTGTTACCAAAGCATTACTTGATAAGGTAATTGAATTTGGTAAAAGCAAAAACATGGAATATATAGAGGGACCTATGGGATTCTCTAATATGGATAAAGCTGGCATGCTGACTAAGGGATTTGACTATGTAGCTACGATGATTGGGTTATATAATCACCAGTACTACCCTAAGCATCTAGAACAACTAGGTTTTAAGCCTGAAGCAGAATGGATAGAATACAAACTTGATCTAGGACTATACGAAAAGGAGAAGATCAATAAAATGTCTAAACTAGTCAGAGAACGCTATAAAGTAAAAGTTCTGGAATTTCAAACTATTAAAGAGCTGATGCCTTATGTAGATGAGATGTTTGCCTTGCTAAATAAAACGTATGCTGATCTACAGAGCTTCGTCCCTATCGAACCTTTCCAAGTAGAGCACTATAAACAGAAATACTTGAAGTTTATACATCCTGATTATATCTCTTGTATTATGGATGAGCATAATAAGATGATTGCTTTTGCTATCACAATGCCATCTTTCTCTAGAGCATTCCAGAAAGCAAATGGCAAGCTGTTTCCTTTTGGCTTTTGGCATTTACTTCAGGCTGTCAAAAAGAATGACCACGCAGAGTTTTACCTAATCGGCGTAGACCCTGAATATAGAAATAAAGGTGTAACAGCAGTAATATTTGAAGAAATTTACAAATGTTTTACAAAGCATAATATCTCTTTCATAGAAACCAATCCTCTGTTAGTAGAAAACAATAAGATTCAACAACTTTGGAAACAACTAAATCCAGAGATTCACAAAGAAAGAAAAACATATAGATTAGACCTATAA
- the hutI gene encoding imidazolonepropionase — MKTLLINIKEILQVREESIDKLEGAAMGILPKLDNAYLLIKDDIILDYGVMDECPSTDNIDLVIDATGKTVLPTWADSHTHLVYAGNRELEFVDRINGLSYEEIFNRGGGILNSAKKLQETTEEELYKQSCKRLEEVISQGTGAVEIKSGYGLTLEAELKMLRVIKRLKDNYPIAIKATFLGAHAFPTEYKDNHQGYIDLIVNEMIPAIAKENLAEYVDAFLETGYFSCEETERIIQAGQAYGLIAKVHVNQFTAIGGIETCVKNGALSVDHLEIVTDEDIEILKGSKTMPVALPTCSFFISIPYTPARKMIDAGLPLALASDSNPGTTPSGNMNFVVATACIKMKMTPEEAINAATINGAYAMGVQKEYGSITKGKKASIIITKPLHSFYELPYAFGTNNIDQVILNGKVQNI; from the coding sequence ATGAAAACACTACTTATAAATATTAAAGAAATACTTCAAGTTAGAGAAGAATCTATAGATAAACTAGAGGGAGCAGCAATGGGGATACTTCCTAAGCTAGATAATGCTTATCTATTAATAAAAGATGATATCATCCTAGACTATGGAGTAATGGATGAATGCCCTAGTACAGATAATATAGATCTAGTGATAGATGCCACTGGTAAGACTGTCTTACCTACATGGGCTGATAGCCATACTCACCTAGTCTATGCAGGTAACCGAGAACTAGAATTCGTAGATCGAATCAACGGGCTTAGCTATGAAGAGATTTTTAATAGAGGGGGTGGAATATTAAACTCTGCTAAGAAATTACAAGAGACTACAGAAGAAGAACTATACAAACAATCTTGCAAAAGATTAGAAGAAGTTATCAGTCAAGGAACTGGAGCTGTAGAAATTAAGTCAGGATACGGACTAACACTAGAAGCCGAGCTAAAGATGCTCAGAGTAATCAAGAGGCTAAAAGACAACTATCCTATCGCAATCAAAGCTACATTCTTAGGGGCTCACGCCTTCCCTACTGAATACAAAGATAATCATCAGGGCTACATAGATCTTATCGTAAACGAGATGATACCTGCTATCGCTAAAGAGAACTTGGCAGAGTATGTAGATGCTTTCTTAGAGACTGGATATTTCTCTTGTGAAGAGACAGAACGCATTATACAAGCGGGACAGGCTTATGGCTTAATCGCTAAAGTACACGTTAACCAATTCACTGCTATCGGTGGTATAGAGACTTGTGTTAAGAATGGCGCCTTATCAGTAGATCACTTGGAAATCGTAACGGATGAAGATATCGAAATATTAAAAGGAAGTAAGACGATGCCTGTAGCTCTACCTACATGTTCTTTCTTTATTTCTATCCCTTATACTCCTGCTCGTAAGATGATAGATGCGGGACTACCACTAGCTTTAGCTTCTGATTCTAATCCGGGGACTACTCCTTCAGGTAATATGAACTTCGTAGTAGCGACAGCGTGTATTAAAATGAAAATGACTCCTGAAGAGGCTATTAATGCTGCTACAATCAATGGCGCGTATGCTATGGGAGTACAAAAAGAGTATGGAAGTATAACTAAAGGCAAAAAAGCAAGTATAATTATAACAAAACCATTACATTCGTTCTATGAACTACCTTACGCATTCGGTACTAATAATATCGATCAGGTAATTCTAAATGGAAAAGTACAAAATATATAA
- a CDS encoding alanine racemase, whose translation MAYITLDRNKLKHNYDNLSVLFANNNTQWAVVGKLLCGNETFLKEVLALKPKQICDSRVSNLKTIKSIDPNIETIYIKPAPNGSIDEIVEFADISFNTELETIKLLSKEAIKQGKIHQIVIMVELGELREGVLRDDLIDFYQQVFTLPGIQIIGLGTNLTCMYGVLPNNDKLIQLALYKELLELKFNQKIPYLSGGASVTIPLLLNGSLPSAINHFRIGETLFMGTNAYDNTEYDDYKQNVFTLHAEIIELHEKPMMPDGEIGLKMTGEKVELDPEWENSVNYRAIIDLGLLDIEEDHITPINKKITFVGSSSDMMVIDLADNPDGLKVGDTISFHMSYMGILRIMNSYYIDKIVL comes from the coding sequence ATGGCTTATATAACCTTAGATAGAAACAAGCTAAAACACAATTACGACAACCTCAGTGTATTATTTGCAAATAATAATACTCAGTGGGCTGTCGTAGGTAAGTTATTATGTGGTAACGAGACTTTCTTAAAGGAAGTTTTAGCGTTAAAACCCAAACAAATATGTGACTCTAGAGTTTCTAATCTAAAGACTATCAAATCTATAGATCCTAATATTGAAACTATTTACATAAAACCTGCTCCTAATGGGAGTATTGATGAGATAGTTGAGTTTGCAGATATCAGCTTTAATACAGAACTAGAAACCATAAAACTACTGTCTAAAGAAGCTATCAAACAGGGTAAGATACACCAGATAGTCATTATGGTAGAATTAGGCGAACTGCGAGAGGGAGTCTTAAGAGATGATTTAATAGACTTCTATCAGCAAGTGTTTACACTACCTGGCATTCAGATTATCGGATTAGGAACTAACCTGACCTGTATGTATGGTGTACTTCCCAATAATGATAAGCTTATACAGTTAGCATTATATAAAGAACTATTAGAGCTAAAGTTTAACCAAAAGATCCCTTATCTATCTGGTGGCGCCTCAGTGACCATTCCTTTGTTGTTAAATGGTAGTCTGCCGTCTGCTATCAATCATTTTCGCATAGGTGAAACCTTATTTATGGGAACTAATGCTTATGATAACACAGAGTATGATGACTATAAGCAAAATGTATTTACCCTACATGCCGAAATAATAGAGCTACACGAGAAGCCCATGATGCCAGATGGAGAAATAGGGCTTAAAATGACAGGAGAAAAAGTAGAACTAGATCCAGAATGGGAGAATAGTGTGAACTATCGAGCTATTATTGATTTAGGATTACTTGACATAGAAGAAGATCACATCACTCCTATTAACAAAAAAATCACTTTCGTAGGGTCTAGTTCAGATATGATGGTTATAGATCTAGCCGATAATCCAGATGGGTTAAAGGTAGGTGATACTATTTCTTTTCACATGAGTTATATGGGAATATTGCGAATAATGAACTCTTATTACATTGATAAAATAGTATTATAG
- a CDS encoding LLM class flavin-dependent oxidoreductase, which yields MEIGISMFGDLRFDKQNNKYQLAGQRIKEIIEEVKLMDEVGLDVFGIGEHHREDYAVSAPDIILAGAATVTQNIKLTSAVTVLSSDDPVRVYEAFSSINALSGGRAEITVGRGSFIESFPLFGYDLNDYNELFTEKLNLLLNVNLVEGPLTWTGKHRPSLKEQEVFPRSENPLDIWIAAGGTPESVLRAAKLGLPLVFAIIGGMPEQYKPFFDYYKAEYINAGHDISKMQVATHSHGLIGVDGTAFSKAYYPTYKEQMDRIGASRGWQPYTYEQYEGGRSRDGALFIGDPNQVVDKILYHQEMFGLTRWLIHSDLGAPDHLTQMKSIELLGTKVAPEVRKALSK from the coding sequence ATGGAAATAGGAATAAGCATGTTTGGAGATTTAAGATTTGACAAACAAAATAACAAGTATCAATTAGCAGGACAACGTATAAAAGAGATTATAGAAGAAGTGAAGTTGATGGATGAAGTGGGATTAGATGTATTCGGAATAGGAGAGCATCATCGCGAGGATTACGCTGTATCGGCACCTGATATTATATTAGCAGGAGCTGCTACGGTAACTCAGAATATAAAACTAACTAGTGCAGTAACAGTATTGAGCTCTGATGATCCTGTACGTGTATATGAAGCATTCTCTTCTATAAACGCCTTATCTGGTGGAAGAGCAGAGATAACAGTAGGTAGAGGTAGTTTTATAGAGTCATTTCCACTGTTTGGATATGATTTAAATGATTACAATGAATTGTTTACAGAGAAATTAAATCTACTTTTAAACGTTAACTTGGTAGAAGGTCCTTTGACGTGGACAGGTAAACACCGCCCTTCTTTAAAAGAGCAAGAAGTATTCCCCCGAAGTGAGAATCCACTAGATATATGGATAGCAGCTGGTGGAACACCAGAGTCTGTGTTAAGAGCAGCTAAGCTAGGATTGCCATTGGTATTTGCTATTATAGGAGGAATGCCTGAGCAGTATAAACCTTTCTTTGACTACTATAAAGCAGAGTATATTAATGCTGGACATGATATTAGCAAAATGCAAGTAGCAACACATTCACACGGATTAATAGGCGTAGATGGTACTGCATTCTCTAAAGCGTATTATCCTACATATAAGGAACAAATGGATCGCATAGGCGCTTCTCGTGGATGGCAACCTTATACTTATGAGCAATATGAGGGAGGAAGAAGTAGAGATGGGGCATTATTTATAGGAGACCCTAATCAAGTAGTGGATAAAATATTATATCACCAAGAGATGTTTGGATTGACAAGATGGTTAATACACAGTGATTTAGGTGCACCAGATCATTTGACTCAAATGAAATCAATAGAGTTATTAGGGACAAAAGTAGCACCTGAAGTTAGAAAGGCATTGTCTAAATAA
- the corA gene encoding magnesium/cobalt transporter CorA gives MRRVKYKKTRKLQPNSLEYSGSFPDVPISMQLFIYNENTFEEYNDLSLKEIEQIMETASPSAIKWFNLHGLHDIELLKEVGNFFSIESYIMAEILNFSRRTRVEELENTLFFSVKAILPYSNEETTLDVEQISFILQDNVLLSFQEKRGSFFNLIRERIRTKTGQTRKKDSGYLLYGLLDSLMESYFTALDFIEDNVEHVLVEARTKYHKDVLIRIEEYTQQLQEVKRAIIPLREVLYNLKTQHDKKNVDCVISKSSIGFFDRLQYKSFEMLDQIDYNLNKLDSATNYFFSSQSNRMNEIMKVLTIVSVIFIPLTFIVGVYGMNFENMPELKTENGYFYTIGVMVTLVFVMISYFKWKKWF, from the coding sequence GTGAGACGAGTTAAATATAAGAAAACTAGAAAACTTCAGCCCAATTCTCTTGAATATTCAGGTTCTTTTCCTGATGTTCCTATTTCAATGCAGCTATTTATCTATAATGAAAATACTTTTGAAGAGTATAATGATTTAAGCTTGAAAGAGATAGAGCAAATAATGGAGACTGCTTCGCCTAGCGCTATAAAGTGGTTTAACTTACATGGTTTGCACGATATTGAGTTATTAAAAGAAGTTGGTAATTTCTTTAGTATAGAATCTTACATTATGGCAGAGATACTTAACTTTTCTAGGAGAACTAGGGTAGAAGAGTTAGAAAATACGTTGTTCTTTAGTGTTAAGGCTATTTTACCTTATAGTAATGAGGAAACTACACTCGATGTAGAACAAATTAGTTTTATATTACAAGATAATGTGCTACTGTCTTTCCAAGAGAAAAGAGGCTCGTTCTTTAATCTAATTAGAGAGAGAATTCGCACTAAAACTGGTCAAACAAGAAAGAAAGATTCTGGGTATTTATTATATGGGTTACTAGATTCGCTTATGGAAAGCTACTTTACAGCATTGGATTTTATAGAAGATAATGTAGAACATGTATTAGTAGAAGCTAGAACAAAGTATCACAAAGATGTCTTAATTCGAATAGAAGAGTACACACAACAACTTCAAGAGGTGAAGCGTGCAATTATCCCATTAAGAGAAGTGCTATACAATCTAAAAACACAACATGATAAGAAGAATGTGGACTGTGTGATTAGTAAGAGTAGTATCGGATTCTTTGATCGACTACAATATAAGAGTTTCGAAATGTTAGATCAGATCGACTATAATCTAAATAAATTAGATAGTGCAACTAACTATTTTTTCTCTTCACAGAGCAATCGTATGAATGAGATTATGAAAGTGCTAACTATCGTGTCTGTTATCTTTATCCCGTTAACTTTTATTGTAGGAGTATACGGAATGAACTTTGAGAATATGCCTGAATTAAAAACAGAGAACGGTTATTTTTATACGATAGGGGTGATGGTCACGCTTGTTTTTGTGATGATTAGCTATTTTAAATGGAAGAAGTGGTTTTAA
- a CDS encoding PLP-dependent aminotransferase family protein, with protein sequence MLRPWPLQIQLNNTNNKAIYLQIADAIIEAIQLGQLKEEEALPGSRKLAEIIGVNRNTVIEAYDVLLSEGWIESKSRSGTYVSKLSGKETIKKKSKEVIEENKNQINYTIMVDDGNPDTSIAPVEELARAYRQIFKRKGKWQMMGYSSPLGLYEFREHISKMLNHLRGMQVTAEEICISRGSQMAMYLVAQVLLKPNDYVIVEHPGYKKAWNTFEHAGAQLLYADVDSQGININQVEDYLKKYKNIKAIYLTPHHQYPTTATLSLQRRYKLIELSNQYNFSIIEDDYDYEFHYGHRPIMPISSLPNIANYVYIGTLSKVVAPSLRIGYIATDSQLIAKIGELRSIIDVQGDNIMEQAVLQLMEDGTIRKHLKKAHNYYKDKRDLTANLLDIHLKDIVEHTIADGGLAIWLVPLKKIKWSTLEAQLQKERIKIMGPSRFSYLPELQGIRFSFGSLTTQQIEESILILKKYL encoded by the coding sequence ATGCTAAGACCATGGCCTCTTCAAATACAGTTAAACAATACAAATAACAAAGCTATCTATCTTCAAATAGCTGATGCAATTATCGAAGCTATTCAGCTTGGCCAATTAAAAGAAGAAGAGGCTCTACCTGGTAGTCGAAAACTAGCAGAGATTATTGGGGTAAATAGAAATACAGTTATAGAAGCATATGACGTACTGCTAAGTGAAGGATGGATAGAGTCTAAGTCGCGCAGTGGGACTTATGTATCTAAATTATCAGGAAAAGAAACAATCAAGAAGAAATCAAAAGAGGTAATCGAGGAGAACAAAAACCAAATCAATTATACCATTATGGTGGATGATGGTAACCCCGATACCTCTATCGCTCCAGTAGAGGAGTTGGCTCGCGCTTATCGCCAAATATTTAAGAGAAAAGGCAAGTGGCAGATGATGGGATATTCTTCTCCATTAGGGTTATATGAGTTTAGAGAACACATCAGTAAGATGCTGAATCACCTAAGAGGAATGCAGGTAACAGCCGAGGAGATCTGTATCTCACGTGGTAGTCAGATGGCGATGTACTTAGTGGCACAAGTACTCCTTAAGCCTAATGATTACGTCATAGTAGAACATCCAGGATATAAAAAAGCATGGAACACATTTGAGCACGCAGGAGCGCAGCTATTATATGCTGATGTAGATAGTCAAGGTATCAATATCAATCAGGTGGAAGATTATCTAAAGAAATACAAGAACATCAAGGCTATTTATCTAACTCCTCATCATCAATACCCTACGACAGCTACATTAAGTTTACAAAGAAGGTATAAACTGATCGAATTATCTAATCAATACAACTTTTCGATTATAGAGGATGATTATGACTATGAGTTTCACTATGGACATAGACCCATTATGCCTATCAGCAGCCTTCCTAATATCGCTAATTATGTGTATATAGGAACATTGAGTAAGGTAGTTGCGCCATCACTTCGTATAGGATATATCGCTACAGATAGCCAGCTAATCGCTAAAATAGGTGAACTTAGAAGCATCATAGATGTACAAGGAGATAATATTATGGAACAAGCTGTACTACAATTAATGGAGGACGGCACAATCCGAAAACACCTCAAAAAAGCACATAATTACTACAAAGACAAAAGAGATCTTACAGCTAACCTATTAGACATACACCTAAAAGACATAGTAGAGCATACCATTGCAGATGGTGGTCTAGCGATATGGCTAGTTCCTCTTAAAAAGATTAAGTGGTCAACTCTAGAAGCGCAACTACAAAAAGAACGCATTAAGATTATGGGACCTAGTAGGTTCTCTTATCTACCTGAACTTCAAGGAATACGTTTTAGTTTCGGGTCTTTAACGACGCAGCAGATAGAAGAGTCTATCTTGATTCTAAAAAAATACTTATAA
- a CDS encoding Sec-independent protein translocase subunit TatA/TatB, which produces MISTIIPLGGVAPSELIVVVAIALLLFGGKKIPELMKGLGTGIKEFKQATRETNTETAMAKESITEPKKVTDTQNESV; this is translated from the coding sequence ATGATTTCAACAATCATCCCATTAGGAGGGGTAGCTCCATCTGAATTAATAGTTGTTGTTGCAATAGCTTTATTACTTTTTGGAGGTAAGAAAATTCCAGAATTAATGAAAGGACTTGGAACAGGAATTAAAGAATTCAAACAAGCTACTAGAGAAACTAATACAGAAACTGCAATGGCTAAAGAGTCCATTACAGAACCTAAGAAAGTTACAGACACACAAAACGAGTCTGTATAA
- a CDS encoding formimidoylglutamase: MTKQKLKLFKKSDLASLTKFRSGEIKFGERVHILESDDNWQNELTTLDARYVVVGIPEDIGVKANLGRTGASSAWQSFLNSFLNIQHNRFCKGSWVTLLGHLDFSEEQEEANKLDPNNREDRKRLFELVSLIDKEVSHTIANIVKAGKIPIIIGGGHNNSYGNIKGVALAKGKPINVVNFDAHTDFRPLEGRHSGNGFSYAFEEGFLKNYFIFGLHENYTSKTVFSEIKLNADRVKYNTYEQIRIRKEKSFDTELITAQKHIDNNTYGIEIDLDAVPLVASSAITPTGFSAERLRQFIHYFAKSRYAGYIHICEGAPSLDAEQNTALVGKLIAYLVTDFMKSNTERI; this comes from the coding sequence ATGACTAAACAAAAACTCAAACTATTCAAAAAAAGTGACCTTGCTTCACTAACTAAATTTAGAAGTGGTGAAATCAAGTTTGGAGAGCGAGTACATATATTAGAATCTGATGACAACTGGCAGAATGAACTAACTACTTTAGACGCGCGTTATGTCGTAGTAGGTATTCCTGAAGATATTGGCGTTAAAGCTAACCTAGGCCGCACTGGAGCTTCGTCTGCATGGCAGTCTTTTTTAAATAGCTTTTTAAATATTCAACATAACCGCTTTTGCAAAGGAAGTTGGGTTACCCTATTAGGGCATCTTGACTTTAGTGAAGAACAAGAAGAAGCAAATAAGCTAGATCCAAACAATAGAGAGGATCGCAAAAGATTATTTGAACTTGTCTCTCTTATAGATAAGGAAGTATCACATACGATAGCAAATATCGTTAAGGCAGGTAAAATTCCTATTATAATCGGCGGTGGACATAACAACTCTTATGGCAATATCAAAGGAGTTGCTCTAGCAAAGGGCAAACCTATTAACGTAGTTAACTTTGATGCACATACAGACTTCAGACCACTAGAGGGACGTCATAGTGGAAATGGATTCTCTTACGCTTTTGAAGAAGGGTTCTTAAAGAACTACTTTATCTTCGGGCTACATGAAAACTATACTTCTAAGACAGTCTTTAGTGAAATAAAGTTAAATGCAGATCGAGTAAAGTATAATACATACGAGCAGATACGCATCCGAAAAGAGAAGTCTTTTGATACGGAATTAATTACTGCTCAAAAACACATAGACAACAATACGTACGGAATCGAAATAGATCTAGACGCAGTGCCATTAGTAGCAAGTAGCGCAATAACTCCTACAGGGTTCTCAGCAGAAAGATTGAGACAGTTTATTCACTACTTTGCCAAATCTAGATATGCAGGATATATCCACATTTGTGAAGGTGCGCCTTCTCTAGATGCAGAACAGAATACAGCATTAGTAGGTAAACTAATTGCGTACTTAGTAACCGATTTTATGAAATCAAATACAGAAAGAATTTAG